A stretch of the bacterium genome encodes the following:
- a CDS encoding multiheme c-type cytochrome → MKKSLLVLVALTVVCAVVAQAAEPTIIGVPKCVMCHKVKTGDQAKIWTESAHAGAFATLKGAAAIAIAKEKGLGNPWEEAACLKCHTTKGFLGVALEAATKWVPEEGVGCEACHGAGSEYKSKAVMEDHAAAVAAGMKIGGKETCVKCHNAESPTFKAFDYDKMWALIKHPVPEAAAK, encoded by the coding sequence ATGAAGAAGTCCCTGTTGGTCCTGGTCGCGCTCACGGTGGTCTGCGCCGTGGTCGCCCAGGCTGCCGAGCCCACGATCATCGGCGTTCCCAAGTGCGTGATGTGCCACAAGGTCAAGACCGGCGACCAGGCGAAGATCTGGACCGAGTCGGCGCACGCCGGCGCCTTCGCCACCCTGAAGGGCGCGGCGGCCATCGCCATCGCCAAGGAGAAGGGCCTGGGCAATCCCTGGGAAGAGGCCGCCTGCCTGAAGTGCCACACCACGAAGGGCTTCCTGGGCGTCGCGCTCGAGGCCGCCACGAAGTGGGTGCCCGAGGAGGGCGTGGGCTGCGAGGCCTGCCACGGCGCCGGTTCGGAATACAAGTCCAAGGCCGTCATGGAGGATCACGCCGCCGCGGTCGCCGCCGGCATGAAGATCGGTGGCAAGGAGACCTGCGTGAAGTGCCACAACGCCGAGAGCCCGACGTTCAAGGCTTTCGACTACGACAAGATGTGGGCCCTGATCAAGCACCCGGTGCCCGAGGCCGCTGCGAAGTAA